In Lacinutrix sp. Bg11-31, the DNA window AAGTATAAGTTTATAATACTTAATAAAATATTTAAAAACAGAACCCAATTAGGATACATAAAAGCAAAAAGAATATCTGTATAATGATATTTGTAATAAAGAGATATCATTTCATATATCCAATATACAGACAATACCATTTGAATTAAGCCTAAAACGATGTTAGTATTTTTCTTCAACACAATGTTTTAATTTAATTTCTGATTTTCTAATTCCGCAAACTTTTGTTTCTCAGTTGGCAAAATGTCCACTAAATCAAATCGGTTTTTATCCAACATATTGAAGTCAACCAGACTTAAATAAAGGTCAACAACATTTCGATCAATCATTACTTTTCCGCCTCCAGCCCAATGTCGGTCAGTTCCGTTTTTCTTTATTCCAGAAACCCAATATTCGTCTCCACTTTCTATGTCGTAGTAATTTCCTGCGATTCCTTGTGCATTTGAGTTTTTAAGAGCCTTTCCATTAAAATAAACAGTTCTGCCAGATTTTGAAAATTCCGCCATTCCAATCCACGCTGGTCCAGTATCACCAAATCCGCTTTTCAATTCTATATATTTTAATTCAGGTTTCATTGTTTCTCAAATGTGCTACAACGGTTTTGTATATGGAAAGTTGCGTGTTTGCATGCGAGGATTTTCCGAAGGAAAATCAGATGTAGCAAACGTGCAACGACCTTTTGATTTAGCTAAATATAGCAATTTTTTATATACGTTGTTGGCAGTAGGCTTAAACGCTAAATTATGCAGTTCCGACGTAATCTCTATTCCAATGTAAAAACTTGTTATAGATTAAAATTCTTAAGTTTTCCAATTCAGAGTGTTCTATAACTAATTCTCCAACTGATTCCTTCATTTTTTTTAGTTGGGAATCCGTCAAATTTTCGTTCCATATAAGTTCGGTTCCGTATTTTATAATTCCGTTAATGTGTTTTTGAGATATTGCTTTTTCAAATTTAACCCAATCAGACTTTAATGATTCCGCGTGTCTTTTTTTTCGTTTTGATAACCAGAAATAGTACACTATCAGAAGTAATAATGGGAAAGAAAATGCAATAATGAGTATTATTCCGTTATTCATGTCGTTTTTTGAAAGCTTACTGCCAACGTGTTTCTTTAGTTTGTAATAAATATCTTTAGATAGAAAAAGAGGAGAACTATAACGTGTTTTAGAATAACGTTCCCTTACACGTACGAGTCCTCTCTTTCTATACAGTTGCCAAGAACCATTTGGAATACCAGGAGTCAAAATCTCCCGATAAAGGAAGTAGTTAACGCAACATATTTATTCACTCTAATTGTAAAAATATGAAAAATTACAAAGAAGTCGTTGGAATCGATGTTTCAAAAAAAACAATAGATGCCTTTTGTTATCAAGCAGAAGTACATAAGGAGTTTATTAACGATGTAGTAGGTTATAAAAGTCTTTTAAAATGGGTTTCAAAGTATACCAATGAAATTGACGTTTTTTATTGTTTTGAGAATACAGGATATTACTCATTAAAATTAGCGCTTTATTTCGCTAGTCAATCTATAGTTTATGTAGAAGAAAGTCCTTTAAAAATAAAACGTTCATCGGGAATTGTAAAAGAAAAGACAGACAAGCTTGATGCGGCTTTAATAGCACGTTATGCTTGGCTTTATAGAGAAGAGTTGGAACCAAGTACAGTAAAAAGTATGTCTCATTTAGAGCTTGGAAGACTGTTAGCTTTACGGGATCAATTAGTTAGAAATAATGCAGGTCTTAAAGGTACTTTAAAAGAAATGAAAATACTTTTATCTAGTCCAACCACAGATTCTGGTTGCATAAGCTTAAAACGCAGTATAGACTATTTATCTAAGCAAGTAAAATCAGTAGAGGATAGGATAAAAGAGATTATTTCTCAAGATGAATCGATGCAAAAAAATTATGAATTATTATCGAGTTTAAAAGGAGTAGGTTTAGTAGTTGCTAGTCAATTAATTTACCATACAGGAAACTTTACACGCTTTGCAAGTTGGCGTGCTTTTTCTAGTTATTGTGGAACAGCGCCATTCGAGCATCGTTCTGGAACCAGTATCTATAAGCGAAAACAATGTCATTATTTAGGAGACAGAAAAATGAAAAGCTTATTAAGTATGGCAAGCGTTTCTGCAATACAACATGATAGTGAATTAAGACAATATTATAAGCGAAAAGTAGCAGAAGGAAAAGATAAAATGTTAGCCATAAATAATGTTAGAAACAAACTAATTGCAAGAGCTTTTGCTGTTGTGAAAAGAGGAACACCTTATGTTGTTTTACAACAGCATGCAGCTTAAAAAAAAATAGAATATTTATTAGGAATTGATCTTGGAATACGTGTATGATTAGTTGCGTTGGCTAGATCTAAATTAGTAAAAGAAAACGAACCAGAGGAAATTCCAAAGGAATTTCCAAGTAATCATTGCACTAGCAATGAATTATACACGTTGTTGTGCTTTCGTTATTTGTTGTTATTGCCTAAAGAACCTAATCGTTCTCCGGTTAACTGATGTTTATAACCGTCATTTTTTTCTTTCTTTGGTGCATCCAAAATAAATTGTGCTTTCTCTTGGAATATCATAATAAAATCAGAACCTCCAAATAGAAAGTAACCTAACATATCCCCTTTAGAGACTGTACTTCCTACGTGTAAATTATCTTCGAAATTAACGGAAGATACTGGCCACATTCCTATTGGTAGAAGTGCAACTAAACCAAATTCTTCAGTATCTAAAATCACACATCCGCGTGTCTCAATTGCTTGCCAAGCAACTGATGATGCATCAAATTTGTATCTTTTATTCTCAGGGTCCCACGTGGTATAACCACCTGAAACACTTTCGCCAGGAATAATTCGTATTTCTTTCACAATTCCACTCAGCGGAAAATGATATCGATGATAATCACCTACATCTAAAAATGAATGCGTAAATGTTCCGCTAGTAAATGAATTTGCATATTCACTTTCCTTTCCGATTAGGTTTTTCACATCGTATAAAGTCCCAGATTTAACAACAACTCCTTCTTTTTCAACAATCATTGAATTGTCATCAATAGCCCAAATTCCTTGAGGTTGAGCATCTGCTGCTGATACTACTATCTTATTGTTATCTGGTTCAACTATAGGTCTTTGCTTAGGGGTTTTAAGGTTTCTTGCAAAGAATTGATTAAAAGTTTTCCAATTGGAAGGATCTTCATACCAATCATTTTGAAGA includes these proteins:
- a CDS encoding IS110 family transposase, with amino-acid sequence MKNYKEVVGIDVSKKTIDAFCYQAEVHKEFINDVVGYKSLLKWVSKYTNEIDVFYCFENTGYYSLKLALYFASQSIVYVEESPLKIKRSSGIVKEKTDKLDAALIARYAWLYREELEPSTVKSMSHLELGRLLALRDQLVRNNAGLKGTLKEMKILLSSPTTDSGCISLKRSIDYLSKQVKSVEDRIKEIISQDESMQKNYELLSSLKGVGLVVASQLIYHTGNFTRFASWRAFSSYCGTAPFEHRSGTSIYKRKQCHYLGDRKMKSLLSMASVSAIQHDSELRQYYKRKVAEGKDKMLAINNVRNKLIARAFAVVKRGTPYVVLQQHAA
- a CDS encoding phosphatidylserine decarboxylase; this encodes MKKYYSLILSLLFITLCSCKQNNKHNYSKYSSKTIELISIVNSNPEIKSLLLASIEQAKKINPDKQTNPAQTLEEYYQFVSWTENVMPWQFLEVDYANSLYDRIDQSLCYFFFINDQPLEALEEKDYFNNSLQYHEPYKSWLTSFNKTYGEFMDSESSWNADYYQIALADGIFGLQNDWYEDPSNWKTFNQFFARNLKTPKQRPIVEPDNNKIVVSAADAQPQGIWAIDDNSMIVEKEGVVVKSGTLYDVKNLIGKESEYANSFTSGTFTHSFLDVGDYHRYHFPLSGIVKEIRIIPGESVSGGYTTWDPENKRYKFDASSVAWQAIETRGCVILDTEEFGLVALLPIGMWPVSSVNFEDNLHVGSTVSKGDMLGYFLFGGSDFIMIFQEKAQFILDAPKKEKNDGYKHQLTGERLGSLGNNNK